In Chloroflexota bacterium, one genomic interval encodes:
- a CDS encoding 2-hydroxy-3-oxopropionate reductase, which yields MLRVGYIGLGLMGKPMARNILKAGFPLVVHNRSRAAVEELAAEGAVAASSPEEVAAQVDVVITNLPDSPDVEAVALGENGIIEAARPGMIFIDHSTIKPETARHIAEVLGAKGVQCLDAPVSGGDIGAREGTLTIMVGGPAEALEKARPVLEAEGRSITHIGGAGAGQVAKAANQIMVAAQMVAMAELLLLSQKAGVDPQRVVAAIRGGAAQCWTLDTKPQRLFAGHREPGFKAYMMLKDLDIVLDTARAYGMPLPSTAAHTQLFRSMQELGFGDLDNSAVVAVYEALTGTTLKTTA from the coding sequence ATGTTACGTGTGGGTTACATTGGCCTGGGCCTGATGGGGAAGCCCATGGCGCGCAATATCTTGAAAGCCGGCTTCCCGCTGGTGGTGCACAACCGCTCGCGGGCCGCGGTAGAGGAATTGGCCGCGGAAGGGGCGGTGGCGGCTTCTTCCCCCGAGGAGGTCGCGGCTCAGGTGGATGTCGTCATCACCAACCTGCCCGATTCGCCCGATGTGGAAGCCGTGGCATTGGGCGAAAACGGCATCATCGAGGCCGCCCGCCCTGGCATGATTTTCATCGACCATTCCACCATCAAGCCGGAAACCGCGCGCCACATTGCCGAGGTGCTGGGGGCAAAGGGCGTGCAGTGCCTGGATGCGCCGGTCAGCGGCGGCGATATTGGCGCGCGCGAAGGCACGCTGACCATCATGGTGGGCGGCCCGGCCGAGGCGCTGGAAAAAGCCCGGCCTGTGTTGGAGGCTGAGGGACGCTCCATTACCCACATTGGCGGAGCCGGCGCCGGGCAGGTTGCCAAGGCTGCCAACCAGATTATGGTGGCGGCGCAAATGGTGGCAATGGCCGAACTGCTGTTGCTTTCCCAGAAGGCGGGTGTGGACCCTCAGCGGGTGGTGGCAGCCATTCGCGGCGGGGCAGCCCAGTGCTGGACCCTGGATACCAAGCCCCAGCGCCTCTTTGCGGGCCATCGTGAGCCTGGCTTCAAGGCCTACATGATGCTCAAAGACCTGGATATTGTGCTCGACACGGCCCGCGCTTACGGCATGCCGTTACCTTCCACCGCCGCCCATACCCAACTGTTCCGCTCGATGCAGGAACTCGGCTTCGGCGATCTGGATAACTCGGCTGTGGTGGCGGTGTATGAGGCTTTGACCGGCACGACGCTGAAGACGACGGCTTAG
- the pyrF gene encoding orotidine-5'-phosphate decarboxylase yields the protein MGRVVRPRALRAEVEVTLFSHALEALARERETLLCVGLDPHPEDLPEPTAAAARDFCLRLIDATAPFALAFKPNAAFFEIYGAAGWEALAEVIAAAHATGLPVVLDAKRGDIASTARAYAHAAFDTLRADALTVNPYLGRDAVLPFLETPHKGVFLLAKTSNPGSADLQDAPLAEGGLLYERVAALARTWGAAGHVGLVVGATHLEALQRLRAAASGLWFLAPGVGAQGGNLEAALTVGLRADGLGMLVAVSRGISRAEAPADAARLLRERIARVAFAPSRQPASLETPPAPLPPNAALRVKVARRLVTSGCVRFGRFTLKSGLQSPIYLDLRRLASFPGLLSDVAMLYADLLAPLAFQRLAALPYAALPIGTAVALRLGVPLIYPRKEAKAYGTRAAVEGVFEAGETAVMLDDLATTGGSKFEAAEKLQAVGLQVRDVVVLIDRQSGARKQLAARGLRLHAVFTLTELLDLWETERLVSPDHLAAVRRFLDAPPSQASAAA from the coding sequence TTGGGGCGCGTGGTGCGGCCACGCGCCCTTCGCGCGGAGGTTGAAGTGACGCTTTTTTCCCATGCTTTGGAAGCCCTGGCGCGCGAGCGGGAAACCTTGCTGTGCGTGGGGCTTGACCCGCACCCTGAAGACCTGCCGGAACCCACGGCAGCGGCCGCGCGCGATTTCTGCCTGCGGCTGATCGATGCCACCGCGCCCTTTGCCCTGGCCTTCAAACCCAATGCGGCTTTCTTTGAAATTTACGGCGCGGCGGGTTGGGAGGCCTTGGCTGAGGTGATTGCCGCGGCCCATGCTACGGGGCTTCCCGTGGTGCTGGATGCCAAGCGCGGTGACATTGCTTCCACCGCGCGTGCGTATGCTCATGCGGCCTTCGACACCCTGCGCGCCGATGCCCTCACCGTCAACCCCTACCTCGGGCGCGATGCCGTGCTGCCGTTTCTGGAAACGCCCCACAAAGGCGTTTTTTTGCTCGCGAAAACCTCTAACCCCGGCAGTGCCGATTTGCAGGATGCGCCGCTGGCGGAAGGCGGGCTGCTTTACGAGCGTGTAGCCGCCCTGGCGCGAACGTGGGGCGCGGCGGGACACGTCGGGCTGGTGGTGGGGGCAACCCACCTGGAAGCCTTGCAGCGCCTGCGGGCTGCGGCTTCCGGCCTGTGGTTCCTGGCCCCGGGTGTGGGGGCGCAGGGCGGTAATTTGGAAGCCGCCCTGACGGTGGGCTTGCGCGCCGATGGTCTGGGCATGCTTGTCGCGGTTTCGCGCGGCATCAGCCGGGCAGAGGCTCCCGCCGACGCTGCCCGCCTGCTGCGGGAACGCATTGCCCGGGTGGCTTTTGCTCCTTCCCGGCAACCGGCCTCGCTGGAAACGCCGCCTGCACCCCTGCCTCCCAACGCAGCCTTGCGGGTGAAAGTGGCGCGTCGGCTGGTGACTTCCGGCTGCGTGCGTTTTGGGCGCTTTACGCTCAAATCGGGGCTGCAATCGCCCATCTACCTTGACCTGCGGCGGCTGGCTTCGTTCCCGGGCCTGCTGAGCGATGTTGCTATGCTTTATGCCGACCTGCTCGCGCCGCTGGCCTTTCAGCGCCTCGCGGCTTTGCCTTACGCCGCGCTGCCCATCGGCACGGCCGTGGCCCTGCGGCTGGGCGTGCCGCTGATTTACCCGCGTAAAGAGGCCAAAGCCTATGGCACGCGAGCAGCCGTCGAGGGCGTTTTTGAAGCGGGCGAAACGGCAGTGATGCTCGATGACCTGGCGACTACCGGCGGCAGCAAGTTCGAGGCCGCCGAGAAACTGCAGGCCGTGGGGCTGCAGGTCCGCGATGTGGTCGTGCTGATTGACCGCCAGTCGGGCGCGCGAAAACAACTGGCGGCCCGTGGCTTGCGTTTGCATGCCGTCTTCACCCTCACCGAATTGCTCGATTTGTGGGAAACCGAACGCCTGGTTTCTCCCGACCATCTTGCCGCGGTGCGACGCTTCCTGGATGCCCCGCCTTCCCAGGCTTCCGCCGCGGCGTAA
- a CDS encoding DUF971 domain-containing protein, whose product MTAMIKPASITADRQKAELTIVWEDGHVSVYSFSLLRHACPCAECAGGHENMRKDPDPVVFFLPQEDSPRTHIKAIDPVGNYGFNIIWEDGHHYGIYNWGYLRKLCPCEACQREREAQGLIPDKETLAREIERRLNPPKPQVPMEFKL is encoded by the coding sequence ATGACCGCGATGATCAAACCTGCCAGCATTACTGCTGACCGCCAGAAAGCCGAACTCACCATTGTGTGGGAAGACGGCCACGTGAGCGTGTATTCCTTTTCGTTGCTGCGCCACGCCTGTCCCTGCGCTGAGTGCGCCGGCGGCCACGAAAACATGCGCAAAGACCCTGACCCGGTGGTTTTCTTTCTCCCCCAAGAAGATTCGCCTCGCACACACATCAAAGCCATTGACCCTGTGGGCAACTATGGCTTCAACATCATCTGGGAAGACGGCCATCACTACGGTATCTACAATTGGGGCTATTTGCGCAAACTCTGCCCTTGTGAGGCCTGCCAGCGCGAGCGTGAAGCCCAGGGGCTGATTCCCGACAAGGAAACGCTGGCGCGGGAAATCGAGCGGCGGCTCAACCCGCCCAAACCTCAGGTGCCGATGGAGTTTAAATTGTAA